The Rhododendron vialii isolate Sample 1 chromosome 8a, ASM3025357v1 genome has a window encoding:
- the LOC131298816 gene encoding SUPPRESSOR OF GAMMA RESPONSE 1-like isoform X1, translating into MARSWLIDGRGIATKVKNASLSPANQIKDCGANRECPRCHCRIDNADVSNEWPGFPAGVKFDPSDVEILEHLAAKCSVGNSKQHMFIDEFIPTVDKQEGICYTHPENLPGAKKDGSSVHFFHRTTNAYAIGQRKRRKIHNQHSLIKGDVRWHKTGKTKLVMENGVKKGYKKILVLYTISKKGSKPEKSNWVMHQYHLGTDEDEIDGHYVVSKISYQQQKQSDNNECPQVVEESGKCTIQTSPRTPNTNAPNPPRREKSVLYDDVADDCAPQEQPAVFFGETSFPSSSAAPQFKADVDTQCWLAGESQAVEGNDADDSLLCDEIFGSCVGLDDPALNYGSFNAFARDDISGVDGNVGCGVADLENLELDTAPDNLPDLQFGSQDSILDWLDNI; encoded by the exons GAGCTGGCTTATTGACGGCAGAGGAATCGCAACGAAAGTGAAAAATGCAAGTCTTTCTCCTGCTAATCAAATCAAAGACTGCGGAGCAAATCGTGAATGCCCTAGATGTCATTGCCGCATTGATAATGCTGAT GTGTCTAATGAATGGCCAGGTTTTCCTGCTGGTGTAAAGTTTGATCCTTCTGATGTAGAGATCTTGGAACATTTAGCTGCAAAATGCAgcgtgggaaattcaaaacaacacatgtttattgatGAGTTCATCCCCACGGTTGACAAACAAGAAGGAATATGCTACACGCATCCAGAAAATCTTCCTG GTGCTAAGAAAGATGGAAGTAGTGTCCACTTCTTTCACAGAACTACCAATGCATATGCTATCGGTCAACGGAAACGCCGCAAGATTCATAATCAACATAGTTTGATAAAGGGGGATGTCCGCTGGCACAAGACAGGTAAGACGAAGCTTGTGATGGAAAATGGAGTGAAGAAGGGTTATAAGAAGATCTTGGTTCTTTACACAATTTCAAAGAAGGGTTCCAAGCCTGAAAAGTCTAACTGGGTAATGCACCAATATCATTTGGGGACTGATGAAGATGAAATAGatggtcattatgttgtttcaaaaatatcttACCAGCAGCAGAAGCAAAGCGATAACAATGAGTGTCCTCAAGTTGTTGAAGAGTCTGGTAAGTGCACAATTCAAACAAGTCCCCGGACTCCAAATACAAATGCTCCTAATCCACCTCGGCGGGAAAAATCTGTTTTATATGATGATGTCGCAGATGATTGTGCACCGCAG gaacAGCCAGCAGTGTTTTTCGGAGAaacttcttttccttcttcctctgCTGCTCCTCAGTTCAAGGCTGATGTGGACACCCAATGTTGGTTGGCTGGCGAGTCACAAGCCGTTGAAGGCAATGATGCGGATGACTCATTGTTATGCGATGAGATTTTTGGTTCCTGTGTTGGTCTTGATGATCCTGCACTAAATTATGGttctttcaatgcctttgcTCGAGATGATATTTCTGGGGTAGATGGTAATGTAGGTTGTGGAGTTGCTGATCTTGAAAACCTAGAACTGGATACCGCACCAGATAACCTTCCA GATTTGCAGTTTGGCTCTCAAGACAGTATTCTTGACTGGTTAGATAACATTTAG
- the LOC131298815 gene encoding uncharacterized protein LOC131298815 has protein sequence MTPDGYSSSKKTDDFCEDVCGQATRVATTMSRIRCMLRGVDLKTFLFLLVVVPMGIFGIFMHGQKITSFLRPLWQSPPKPFIHVPHYYHPNVSMENLCKLHGWGIREYPRRVFDAVLFNNEVDMLTIRWKELYPYITQFVLLESNSTFTGLPKPHFFASNRDQFRFIKPRLTYGTIGGKYRRGGNPFYEEAYQRVALDNLLTIAGIEDDDLLIMSDVDEIPSGHTIDLLRWCDEIPEKLHLHLRNYLYSFEFVWAHRSWRASVHRYQIGKTRYAHYRQSDYLLSDSGWHCSFCFRRISDFIFKMKAYSHYDRVRFSHFLNPKRIQHIICKGGDLYDMLPEEYTFQEIIGNLGTLPHSFSAVHLPAFLLENPDKYKYLLPGNCKRESG, from the coding sequence GCAACTCGTGTGGCAACGACTATGTCGAGGATTCGTTGCATGCTGCGAGGGGTGGATTTGAAAacctttttgtttcttcttgtgGTTGTGCCAATGGGCATATTTGGCATCTTTATGCATGGTCAGAAAATTACCAGCTTTCTGCGGCCGCTGTGGCAATCTCCGCCAAAGCCATTCATTCATGTACCACATTATTACCATCCCAATGTTTCAATGGAGAACCTCTGCAAACTTCATGGTTGGGGAATTCGTGAATATCCCAGGCGAGTCTTCGATGCAGTTCTTTTCAATAACGAAGTGGACATGCTTACAATCCGATGGAAAGAACTGTATCCTTACATCACACAGTTTGTTCTCCTTGAATCAAACTCAACATTCACCGGATTGCCCAAGCCTCACTTTTTTGCTTCCAACCGTGATCAATTCAGGTTCATCAAGCCTCGGCTGACTTATGGGACTATTGGGGGAAAATATAGAAGAGGCGGAAACCCATTTTACGAAGAAGCTTATCAAAGAGTTGCCCTGGATAACCTTCTCACAATTGCGGGTATTGAGGATGATGATCTATTGATTATGTCCGATGTTGATGAGATTCCCAGTGGGCACACGATTGATCTGTTGAGATGGTGTGATGAGATCCCTGAAAAACTCCACCTTCATTTGAGGAACTACTTGTACTCATTTGAGTTTGTTTGGGCTCATAGGAGCTGGAGAGCCTCAGTTCATCGGTATCAGATTGGGAAAACTAGGTATGCGCATTATCGTCAGAGTGACTACCTCTTGTCAGATTCTGGGTGGCACTGTAGCTTTTGCTTCCGCCGAATCAGTGACTTCATATTCAAGATGAAAGCTTATAGCCATTACGATCGCGTGAGGTTCTCTCACTTCTTGAACCCCAAAAGGATCCAGCACATAATTTGCAAAGGTGGCGATCTCTATGACATGCTGCCTGAGGAGTACACGTTTCAGGAGATTATAGGGAATTTGGGAACTTTACCTCATTCATTTTCAGCCGTTCATCTTCCGGCATTTTTGTTGGAAAATCCTGAcaagtacaagtaccttttgcCCGGAAACTGCAAAAGAGAAAGTGGCTGA
- the LOC131298816 gene encoding NAC domain-containing protein 73-like isoform X2, protein MSWLIDGRGIATKVKNASLSPANQIKDCGANRECPRCHCRIDNADVSNEWPGFPAGVKFDPSDVEILEHLAAKCSVGNSKQHMFIDEFIPTVDKQEGICYTHPENLPGAKKDGSSVHFFHRTTNAYAIGQRKRRKIHNQHSLIKGDVRWHKTGKTKLVMENGVKKGYKKILVLYTISKKGSKPEKSNWVMHQYHLGTDEDEIDGHYVVSKISYQQQKQSDNNECPQVVEESGKCTIQTSPRTPNTNAPNPPRREKSVLYDDVADDCAPQEQPAVFFGETSFPSSSAAPQFKADVDTQCWLAGESQAVEGNDADDSLLCDEIFGSCVGLDDPALNYGSFNAFARDDISGVDGNVGCGVADLENLELDTAPDNLPDLQFGSQDSILDWLDNI, encoded by the exons AT GAGCTGGCTTATTGACGGCAGAGGAATCGCAACGAAAGTGAAAAATGCAAGTCTTTCTCCTGCTAATCAAATCAAAGACTGCGGAGCAAATCGTGAATGCCCTAGATGTCATTGCCGCATTGATAATGCTGAT GTGTCTAATGAATGGCCAGGTTTTCCTGCTGGTGTAAAGTTTGATCCTTCTGATGTAGAGATCTTGGAACATTTAGCTGCAAAATGCAgcgtgggaaattcaaaacaacacatgtttattgatGAGTTCATCCCCACGGTTGACAAACAAGAAGGAATATGCTACACGCATCCAGAAAATCTTCCTG GTGCTAAGAAAGATGGAAGTAGTGTCCACTTCTTTCACAGAACTACCAATGCATATGCTATCGGTCAACGGAAACGCCGCAAGATTCATAATCAACATAGTTTGATAAAGGGGGATGTCCGCTGGCACAAGACAGGTAAGACGAAGCTTGTGATGGAAAATGGAGTGAAGAAGGGTTATAAGAAGATCTTGGTTCTTTACACAATTTCAAAGAAGGGTTCCAAGCCTGAAAAGTCTAACTGGGTAATGCACCAATATCATTTGGGGACTGATGAAGATGAAATAGatggtcattatgttgtttcaaaaatatcttACCAGCAGCAGAAGCAAAGCGATAACAATGAGTGTCCTCAAGTTGTTGAAGAGTCTGGTAAGTGCACAATTCAAACAAGTCCCCGGACTCCAAATACAAATGCTCCTAATCCACCTCGGCGGGAAAAATCTGTTTTATATGATGATGTCGCAGATGATTGTGCACCGCAG gaacAGCCAGCAGTGTTTTTCGGAGAaacttcttttccttcttcctctgCTGCTCCTCAGTTCAAGGCTGATGTGGACACCCAATGTTGGTTGGCTGGCGAGTCACAAGCCGTTGAAGGCAATGATGCGGATGACTCATTGTTATGCGATGAGATTTTTGGTTCCTGTGTTGGTCTTGATGATCCTGCACTAAATTATGGttctttcaatgcctttgcTCGAGATGATATTTCTGGGGTAGATGGTAATGTAGGTTGTGGAGTTGCTGATCTTGAAAACCTAGAACTGGATACCGCACCAGATAACCTTCCA GATTTGCAGTTTGGCTCTCAAGACAGTATTCTTGACTGGTTAGATAACATTTAG
- the LOC131298816 gene encoding SUPPRESSOR OF GAMMA RESPONSE 1-like isoform X3, which yields MARSWLIDGRGIATKVKNASLSPANQIKDCGANRECPRCHCRIDNADVSNEWPGFPAGVKFDPSDVEILEHLAAKCSVGNSKQHMFIDEFIPTVDKQEGICYTHPENLPGAKKDGSSVHFFHRTTNAYAIGQRKRRKIHNQHSLIKGDVRWHKTGKTKLVMENGVKKGYKKILVLYTISKKGSKPEKSNWVMHQYHLGTDEDEIDGHYVVSKISYQQQKQSDNNECPQVVEESGKCTIQTSPRTPNTNAPNPPRREKSVLYDDVADDCAPQPAVFFGETSFPSSSAAPQFKADVDTQCWLAGESQAVEGNDADDSLLCDEIFGSCVGLDDPALNYGSFNAFARDDISGVDGNVGCGVADLENLELDTAPDNLPDLQFGSQDSILDWLDNI from the exons GAGCTGGCTTATTGACGGCAGAGGAATCGCAACGAAAGTGAAAAATGCAAGTCTTTCTCCTGCTAATCAAATCAAAGACTGCGGAGCAAATCGTGAATGCCCTAGATGTCATTGCCGCATTGATAATGCTGAT GTGTCTAATGAATGGCCAGGTTTTCCTGCTGGTGTAAAGTTTGATCCTTCTGATGTAGAGATCTTGGAACATTTAGCTGCAAAATGCAgcgtgggaaattcaaaacaacacatgtttattgatGAGTTCATCCCCACGGTTGACAAACAAGAAGGAATATGCTACACGCATCCAGAAAATCTTCCTG GTGCTAAGAAAGATGGAAGTAGTGTCCACTTCTTTCACAGAACTACCAATGCATATGCTATCGGTCAACGGAAACGCCGCAAGATTCATAATCAACATAGTTTGATAAAGGGGGATGTCCGCTGGCACAAGACAGGTAAGACGAAGCTTGTGATGGAAAATGGAGTGAAGAAGGGTTATAAGAAGATCTTGGTTCTTTACACAATTTCAAAGAAGGGTTCCAAGCCTGAAAAGTCTAACTGGGTAATGCACCAATATCATTTGGGGACTGATGAAGATGAAATAGatggtcattatgttgtttcaaaaatatcttACCAGCAGCAGAAGCAAAGCGATAACAATGAGTGTCCTCAAGTTGTTGAAGAGTCTGGTAAGTGCACAATTCAAACAAGTCCCCGGACTCCAAATACAAATGCTCCTAATCCACCTCGGCGGGAAAAATCTGTTTTATATGATGATGTCGCAGATGATTGTGCACCGCAG CCAGCAGTGTTTTTCGGAGAaacttcttttccttcttcctctgCTGCTCCTCAGTTCAAGGCTGATGTGGACACCCAATGTTGGTTGGCTGGCGAGTCACAAGCCGTTGAAGGCAATGATGCGGATGACTCATTGTTATGCGATGAGATTTTTGGTTCCTGTGTTGGTCTTGATGATCCTGCACTAAATTATGGttctttcaatgcctttgcTCGAGATGATATTTCTGGGGTAGATGGTAATGTAGGTTGTGGAGTTGCTGATCTTGAAAACCTAGAACTGGATACCGCACCAGATAACCTTCCA GATTTGCAGTTTGGCTCTCAAGACAGTATTCTTGACTGGTTAGATAACATTTAG